From a single Pseudomonas sp. A34-9 genomic region:
- the mlaE gene encoding lipid asymmetry maintenance ABC transporter permease subunit MlaE: MRRISLIERVRRFGEAAIDAVAVFGRATLFLFHALLGRGGISGGFSLLVKQLHSVGVMSLVIIVVSGIFIGMVLALQGFSILSSYGSEQAVGQMVALTLLRELGPVVTALLFAGRAGSALTAEIGNMKSTEQLSSLEMIGVDPLKYIIAPRLWAGFISLPVLAMIFSVVGIWGGSWVAVDWLGVYEGSYWANMQNSVNFTSDVLNGVIKSIVFAFVVTWIAVFQGYDCEPTSEGISRATTKTVVFASLAVLGLDFILTALMFGDF, translated from the coding sequence ATGCGCAGAATTTCATTAATAGAACGCGTGCGCCGGTTCGGCGAGGCGGCGATCGACGCCGTCGCGGTGTTCGGTCGCGCGACGCTGTTCCTGTTTCATGCCTTGCTGGGTCGTGGCGGCATCAGCGGCGGTTTCAGCCTGCTGGTCAAGCAGCTGCATTCGGTTGGCGTGATGTCGCTGGTGATCATCGTCGTTTCCGGGATCTTCATCGGCATGGTGCTGGCGCTACAGGGCTTCAGTATTCTGTCGAGCTACGGTTCGGAACAGGCCGTGGGGCAGATGGTTGCGCTGACCCTGTTGCGTGAGCTCGGCCCGGTGGTGACAGCGCTGTTGTTCGCCGGTCGTGCCGGTTCGGCGTTGACCGCAGAGATCGGCAACATGAAGTCCACCGAACAGCTTTCCAGTCTGGAAATGATCGGCGTCGATCCGCTCAAGTACATCATTGCTCCGCGCCTGTGGGCCGGCTTCATTTCCCTGCCGGTGCTGGCGATGATTTTCAGCGTGGTGGGCATCTGGGGCGGTTCGTGGGTGGCTGTCGACTGGCTGGGTGTGTATGAAGGCTCGTATTGGGCGAACATGCAGAACAGCGTGAATTTCACCAGTGACGTGCTCAATGGCGTGATCAAAAGTATTGTTTTTGCCTTTGTAGTGACCTGGATCGCCGTATTCCAAGGCTACGACTGTGAGCCCACTTCCGAGGGGATCAGCCGTGCCACTACCAAGACCGTGGTGTTTGCCTCGCTGGCAGTCCTCGGCCTGGACTTTATTCTGACCGCTTTGATGTTTGGAGATTTCTGA
- the mlaD gene encoding outer membrane lipid asymmetry maintenance protein MlaD, with the protein MQNRTLEIGVGLFLLAGILALLLLALRVSGLSPTSTTDTYKLYAYFDNIAGLTVRAKVTMAGVTIGKVTAIDLDRDSFTGRVTLQVDKKVDNLPTDSTASILTAGLLGEKYIGISVGGEDKPLKDGGTIHDTQSSLVLEDLIGKFLLNTVSKDAK; encoded by the coding sequence ATGCAAAACCGCACCCTGGAAATCGGTGTCGGCCTGTTCCTGCTGGCAGGGATCCTGGCTTTGTTGCTGCTTGCTTTGCGGGTCAGTGGTCTGTCTCCGACATCGACCACCGACACCTATAAACTGTATGCCTACTTTGACAATATCGCCGGTTTGACGGTCAGAGCCAAAGTGACCATGGCCGGTGTGACTATCGGCAAGGTCACGGCGATCGACCTGGATCGCGACAGCTTCACCGGTCGGGTCACCCTGCAAGTGGATAAAAAGGTCGACAACCTGCCGACCGATTCCACAGCGTCTATCCTGACCGCTGGTCTGCTGGGCGAGAAGTACATCGGTATCAGCGTCGGCGGTGAAGACAAACCGCTGAAGGATGGTGGAACCATTCACGACACGCAGTCGTCACTGGTACTGGAAGACCTGATCGGTAAATTCCTGCTCAATACCGTTAGCAAAGACGCCAAATGA
- a CDS encoding ABC transporter substrate-binding protein, translated as MISTLRRGLLVLLAALPLMANAAPGQSAHDLVQDTTNRMLADLSANKEKYKQDPQDFYTALNTIVGPVVDAEGISKSIMTVKYSRKATPAQMKTFEENFKKGLFQFYGNALLEYNNQGITVDPAKDESGDRTSVGMTVKGTNGAIYPVQYTLEKINGEWKLRNVIINGINIGKLFRDQFADAMQRNGNDLDKTINNWAGEVAKAKETTDKAAEKPAQ; from the coding sequence ATGATCTCTACCTTGCGACGTGGCCTGTTGGTGTTGCTCGCGGCATTGCCACTGATGGCTAACGCTGCGCCTGGGCAATCCGCGCATGATCTGGTTCAGGACACCACGAACCGGATGCTTGCCGACCTGTCGGCCAACAAAGAGAAGTACAAGCAGGATCCGCAGGATTTCTACACGGCGTTGAATACCATCGTCGGTCCGGTGGTGGATGCCGAAGGCATTTCCAAGAGCATCATGACGGTCAAGTATTCGCGCAAGGCCACGCCGGCGCAGATGAAGACTTTCGAAGAAAACTTCAAGAAAGGCCTGTTCCAGTTCTACGGTAACGCCTTGCTCGAATACAACAACCAGGGCATCACCGTTGATCCGGCCAAGGACGAGTCGGGCGATCGCACCAGCGTCGGCATGACCGTAAAAGGCACCAACGGCGCGATCTATCCTGTGCAGTACACGCTTGAGAAGATCAACGGCGAGTGGAAACTGCGCAACGTGATCATCAATGGCATCAACATCGGCAAGCTGTTCCGTGATCAGTTCGCCGACGCCATGCAGCGCAATGGCAATGATCTGGACAAGACCATCAACAATTGGGCTGGTGAAGTCGCCAAGGCCAAGGAAACCACGGATAAAGCTGCCGAGAAGCCAGCACAATGA
- a CDS encoding STAS domain-containing protein codes for MSEAAVRMSDVDELLLSGVLDYRTGADLRKEGQALIKSSKAASLVIDCSAVQKSSSVGLSLLLCFMRDANAAGKAVSIRAMPEDMREIAQVSELTELLAQP; via the coding sequence ATGAGTGAGGCCGCAGTTCGTATGAGTGATGTCGACGAGCTTCTGCTCAGTGGCGTGCTGGACTATCGCACCGGTGCGGACCTGCGCAAGGAAGGCCAGGCGCTGATCAAGTCGAGCAAGGCTGCTTCGCTGGTGATCGATTGCTCGGCGGTGCAGAAATCCAGCAGCGTCGGTTTGTCGTTGCTGTTGTGCTTCATGCGCGATGCGAATGCAGCCGGCAAGGCTGTCAGCATCCGCGCGATGCCCGAAGACATGCGCGAAATTGCTCAGGTCAGTGAACTGACCGAACTGTTGGCGCAACCCTGA
- a CDS encoding BolA family protein — protein MQAVEVKSFLEGKLPGTLVEVEGEGCNFQLNVISDELAALSPVKRQQQIYAHLNPWITDGSIHAVTMKFFSSAAWAERT, from the coding sequence ATGCAGGCCGTAGAAGTGAAGAGCTTCCTTGAAGGAAAGCTGCCCGGAACGTTGGTAGAAGTTGAGGGCGAAGGCTGCAATTTCCAGCTGAACGTGATTAGCGATGAACTGGCGGCGTTGAGCCCGGTGAAGCGTCAGCAGCAGATCTATGCCCATTTGAACCCATGGATCACCGATGGCAGCATCCATGCGGTCACTATGAAATTTTTCAGCAGCGCGGCCTGGGCCGAGCGCACCTGA
- the murA gene encoding UDP-N-acetylglucosamine 1-carboxyvinyltransferase, translating to MDKLIITGGARLDGEIRISGAKNSALPILAATLLCDGPVTVGNLPHLHDITTMIELFGRMGIEPVIDEKLSVEIDPRTIKTLIAPYELVKTMRASILVLGPMVARFGEAEVALPGGCAIGSRPVDLHIRGLEAMGAIIDVEGGYIKAKAPEGGLRGASFFFDTVSVTGTENIMMAAALAKGRSVLQNAAREPEVVDLANFLNAMGAKVSGAGTDTITIDGVERLGSAFYKVMPDRIETGTYLVAAAVTGGRVKVKDTDPTILEAVLEKLREAGAEITCGEDWIELNMHGKRPKAVNVRTAPYPAFPTDMQAQFISLNAIAEGTGAVIETIFENRFMHVYELHRMGAKIQVEGNTAIVTGTEVLKGAPVMATDLRASASLVISALVAEGDTLIDRIYHIDRGYECIEEKLQMLGAKIRRVPG from the coding sequence ATGGATAAATTGATTATTACTGGTGGCGCTCGTCTTGATGGCGAGATCCGCATTTCCGGGGCAAAGAACTCTGCCCTGCCGATCCTGGCTGCCACCCTGCTGTGCGATGGCCCGGTGACCGTTGGCAACCTGCCGCACCTGCATGACATCACCACCATGATCGAGCTGTTCGGTCGCATGGGCATTGAGCCGGTGATCGACGAGAAACTCAGCGTCGAAATCGACCCGCGCACCATCAAGACCCTGATCGCGCCGTACGAACTGGTGAAAACCATGCGTGCGTCGATTCTGGTACTGGGCCCGATGGTTGCCCGTTTCGGTGAAGCCGAAGTCGCACTGCCTGGCGGTTGCGCCATCGGTTCGCGTCCGGTTGACTTGCACATCCGTGGCCTCGAAGCCATGGGCGCGATCATCGACGTCGAAGGCGGCTACATCAAGGCCAAGGCGCCTGAAGGTGGCCTGCGTGGTGCGAGCTTCTTCTTCGATACCGTCAGCGTGACCGGTACCGAGAACATCATGATGGCTGCTGCTCTGGCCAAGGGCCGTAGCGTGTTGCAGAACGCCGCCCGCGAGCCTGAAGTGGTTGACCTGGCGAACTTCCTCAACGCCATGGGCGCCAAGGTTTCCGGCGCCGGCACCGACACCATCACCATCGATGGCGTCGAGCGTCTGGGTTCGGCTTTCTATAAGGTCATGCCTGACCGTATCGAAACCGGCACCTACCTGGTCGCGGCCGCCGTGACCGGTGGCCGCGTCAAGGTCAAGGACACCGATCCGACCATTCTCGAAGCCGTTCTGGAAAAGCTCCGTGAAGCCGGCGCAGAAATCACCTGCGGTGAAGACTGGATCGAGCTGAACATGCACGGCAAACGTCCGAAAGCAGTCAACGTGCGCACCGCGCCGTACCCGGCATTCCCGACTGACATGCAAGCGCAGTTCATCTCGCTCAACGCCATTGCCGAAGGCACCGGTGCGGTGATCGAGACAATCTTCGAAAACCGTTTCATGCACGTGTACGAGCTGCACCGCATGGGCGCCAAGATCCAGGTCGAAGGCAACACCGCCATCGTCACCGGCACTGAAGTCCTCAAGGGCGCGCCAGTGATGGCGACCGACCTGCGTGCTTCGGCCAGTCTGGTGATCTCGGCACTGGTTGCCGAAGGCGATACGCTGATCGATCGCATCTACCACATAGACCGTGGTTACGAGTGCATCGAAGAAAAACTGCAGATGCTGGGCGCCAAGATCCGTCGCGTTCCGGGCTGA
- the hisG gene encoding ATP phosphoribosyltransferase, whose protein sequence is MLTIALSKGRILDDTLPLLAEAGIVPTENPDKSRKLIIPTTQDDVRLLIVRATDVPTYVEHGAADLGVAGKDVLMEYTGQGLYEPLDLQIAQCKLMTAGKIGAPEPKGRLRVATKFVNVAKRYYAEQGRQVDIIKLYGSMELAPLIGLADKIIDVVDTGNTLRANGLEPQELIATISSRLVVNKASMKMQHARIQALIDTLRNAVESRHRG, encoded by the coding sequence ATGTTGACCATCGCACTGTCCAAGGGCCGCATCCTTGACGACACCCTGCCGCTTCTTGCTGAAGCGGGCATCGTGCCGACCGAGAATCCGGACAAGAGCCGCAAGCTGATCATTCCCACGACGCAGGACGACGTTCGTCTGCTGATCGTGCGCGCCACCGATGTGCCGACTTACGTCGAGCATGGCGCGGCCGACCTCGGCGTGGCCGGTAAAGACGTGTTGATGGAATACACCGGCCAGGGCCTCTACGAGCCACTGGACCTGCAGATCGCCCAGTGCAAGCTGATGACCGCCGGCAAGATCGGCGCGCCAGAGCCCAAGGGCCGTCTGCGCGTGGCGACCAAATTCGTCAACGTTGCCAAGCGTTACTACGCCGAGCAGGGCCGTCAGGTCGACATCATCAAGCTCTACGGCTCGATGGAACTGGCGCCGCTGATCGGTCTCGCCGACAAGATCATCGATGTGGTCGACACCGGCAACACCCTGCGCGCCAACGGCCTGGAACCTCAGGAACTGATCGCCACGATCAGCTCGCGCCTGGTGGTCAACAAGGCTTCGATGAAAATGCAACACGCCCGTATCCAGGCGTTGATCGATACCCTGCGCAACGCAGTGGAATCGCGACACCGCGGCTGA
- the hisD gene encoding histidinol dehydrogenase translates to MTAPTAIRRLNAADPDFAHHLDHLLSWESVSDDSVNQRVLDIIKAVRERGDAALVEFTQKFDGLEVASMADLILPRERLELALTRITVAQREALEKAAARVRSYHEKQKQDSWSYTEADGTVLGQKVTPLDRAGLYVPGGKASYPSSVLMNAIPAKVAGVTEVVMVVPTPRGEINELVLAAACIAGVDRVFTIGGAQAVAALAYGTESVPKVDKVVGPGNIYVATAKRHVFGQVGIDMIAGPSEILVVCDGQTDPDWIAMDLFSQAEHDEDAQAILVSPDAEFLDKVAASIDKLLPTMDRATIIETSINGRGALIHVKDMAQAIEVANRIAPEHLELSVADPQAWLPQIRHAGAIFMGRHTSEALGDYCAGPNHVLPTSGTARFSSPLGVYDFQKRSSIIFCSEAGASELGKTASVLARGESLSAHARSAEYRIKDEDFQQGQGN, encoded by the coding sequence ATGACCGCACCGACTGCAATTCGCCGACTCAACGCTGCTGACCCGGATTTCGCGCATCATCTGGATCATCTGCTGAGCTGGGAAAGTGTGTCTGACGACTCGGTCAATCAGCGGGTGCTGGATATCATCAAGGCTGTGCGCGAACGCGGTGACGCGGCGCTGGTCGAGTTCACCCAGAAGTTCGACGGCCTCGAAGTCGCTTCGATGGCCGACCTGATCCTGCCGCGCGAACGCCTGGAGCTGGCTCTGACGCGGATCACCGTGGCACAGCGCGAAGCACTGGAAAAAGCCGCCGCCCGTGTGCGCAGCTACCACGAGAAACAGAAACAGGATTCGTGGAGCTACACCGAAGCTGACGGCACGGTGCTGGGCCAGAAGGTCACGCCGCTGGATCGTGCCGGTCTGTACGTGCCGGGTGGCAAGGCGTCGTACCCGTCGTCGGTGTTGATGAACGCGATTCCGGCCAAGGTCGCCGGCGTGACCGAAGTGGTCATGGTCGTGCCGACCCCGCGCGGTGAAATCAACGAACTGGTGCTGGCGGCTGCGTGCATCGCCGGCGTTGACCGCGTGTTCACCATCGGCGGTGCGCAAGCCGTCGCGGCTCTGGCCTACGGCACCGAAAGCGTGCCGAAAGTCGATAAGGTGGTTGGTCCGGGCAACATTTATGTCGCCACGGCCAAGCGCCACGTATTCGGTCAGGTCGGCATCGACATGATCGCCGGCCCTTCGGAAATTCTCGTGGTGTGCGACGGCCAGACCGATCCGGACTGGATCGCCATGGACCTGTTCTCGCAAGCCGAGCACGACGAAGACGCCCAGGCGATTCTGGTCAGTCCGGACGCCGAGTTCCTCGACAAGGTCGCCGCGAGCATCGACAAACTGCTGCCGACCATGGATCGCGCGACCATCATCGAAACCTCGATCAATGGCCGTGGTGCGTTGATTCACGTGAAGGACATGGCGCAAGCCATCGAAGTCGCCAACCGCATTGCCCCGGAACACTTGGAACTGTCGGTCGCTGACCCGCAAGCCTGGCTGCCGCAGATCCGCCACGCTGGCGCTATTTTCATGGGCCGTCACACCTCGGAAGCACTGGGCGACTATTGCGCAGGCCCGAACCACGTATTGCCGACGTCCGGCACCGCGCGATTCTCGTCGCCGCTGGGTGTGTATGACTTCCAGAAGCGTTCGTCGATCATTTTCTGCTCCGAGGCCGGTGCTTCCGAGCTGGGCAAGACTGCATCGGTGCTGGCCCGTGGCGAATCGCTGAGCGCTCACGCGCGCAGCGCCGAATACCGCATCAAAGACGAAGACTTTCAACAAGGGCAGGGGAACTGA
- the hisC gene encoding histidinol-phosphate transaminase — protein MSKFWSPFVKDLVPYVPGEQPKLTKLVKLNTNENPYGPSPKALAAMQVELNDNLRLYPDPNSDLLKTAVAHYYGVQSNQVFLGNGSDEVLAHIFHGLLQHDQPLLFPDISYSFYPVYCGLYGIQYDAVPLDAQFQINPADYAKPNGGIIFPNPNAPTGCLLALDAVEQILKASPDSVVVVDEAYIDFGGETAISLVDRYPNLLVTQTLSKSRSLAGLRVGLAVGHPDLIEALERIKNSFNSYPLDRLAIVGAAAAFEDHEHFDKTCRLVIESREWVIAQLQAKGFEVLPSAANFIFARHPQHDAAGLAAKLREQGVIVRHFKQERIAQFLRISIGTPEQNQALIDGLGDL, from the coding sequence ATGAGCAAATTCTGGAGCCCGTTCGTCAAGGATCTGGTGCCATACGTGCCGGGCGAACAACCGAAGCTGACCAAACTGGTCAAGCTCAATACCAACGAAAACCCCTATGGCCCATCGCCAAAAGCCTTGGCGGCGATGCAGGTCGAGCTCAACGATAACCTGCGTCTGTACCCGGACCCGAACAGCGATCTGCTGAAAACCGCCGTCGCTCATTACTATGGCGTGCAGAGCAATCAGGTGTTCCTCGGCAACGGCTCGGATGAAGTGCTGGCGCATATCTTCCACGGTTTGCTGCAACACGATCAGCCGCTGCTGTTCCCGGACATCAGTTACAGCTTCTATCCGGTGTATTGCGGTTTGTACGGTATCCAGTACGATGCGGTGCCGCTGGACGCGCAGTTCCAGATCAACCCGGCGGACTATGCCAAGCCGAATGGCGGAATCATTTTCCCTAATCCGAACGCACCCACCGGTTGCCTGTTGGCACTCGACGCGGTTGAGCAGATCCTCAAGGCCAGCCCGGATTCGGTGGTCGTGGTGGACGAGGCTTACATCGACTTCGGCGGCGAAACCGCGATCAGTCTGGTGGACCGTTATCCGAACCTGCTGGTGACGCAGACCCTGTCCAAGTCGCGTTCGCTGGCCGGCCTACGCGTGGGTCTGGCGGTCGGGCATCCTGATCTGATCGAGGCGCTGGAGCGGATCAAGAACAGCTTCAACTCTTATCCGCTGGATCGTCTGGCCATTGTCGGCGCGGCAGCGGCGTTCGAAGATCACGAGCATTTCGACAAGACCTGCCGCCTGGTGATCGAGAGCCGCGAGTGGGTGATTGCGCAGTTGCAGGCCAAGGGTTTTGAAGTGTTGCCGTCGGCGGCGAACTTCATCTTCGCCCGGCATCCGCAGCATGATGCGGCAGGGCTGGCGGCCAAGCTGCGTGAGCAGGGCGTGATCGTGCGGCACTTCAAGCAGGAGCGGATTGCGCAGTTCCTGCGGATTTCGATTGGCACGCCGGAGCAGAATCAGGCGCTGATCGACGGCCTCGGCGACCTTTGA
- the algW gene encoding Do family serine endopeptidase AlgW, translated as MFKALRFMGWPLLAGVLIALLIIQRYPQWVGLPSLDVNLQQAPQTTSVQQGPVSYADAVTIAAPSVVNLYTTKVINKPAHPLFEDPQFRRFFGDNSRKQKRMESSLGSGVIMSPEGYILTNNHVTSGADQIVVALKDGRETLARVIGSDPETDLAVLKIDLKTLPAITVGRSDNIRIGDVALAIGNPFGVGQTVTMGIISATGRNQLGLNNYEDFIQTDAAINPGNSGGALVDANGNLTGINTAIFSKSGGSQGIGFAIPVKLAMEVMKSIIEHGQVIRGWLGIEVQPLTQELAESFGLSGRPGIVVAGIFRDGPAQKAGLQLGDVILSIDGEPAGDGRRSMNQVARIKPTDKVTIQVMRNGKELKLTAEIGLRPPPAPVQEKEE; from the coding sequence ATGTTCAAGGCGCTGCGTTTTATGGGCTGGCCGCTGTTGGCCGGCGTGCTTATCGCTCTGTTGATTATTCAGCGTTACCCGCAGTGGGTCGGGCTGCCGAGCCTCGACGTCAACCTGCAACAGGCCCCGCAGACCACCAGCGTGCAGCAGGGGCCGGTGTCCTATGCGGATGCCGTGACCATTGCCGCGCCTTCAGTGGTCAATCTGTACACCACCAAAGTCATCAACAAACCGGCGCATCCGCTGTTTGAAGATCCGCAGTTCCGCCGCTTCTTTGGTGATAACTCGCGGAAGCAGAAGCGCATGGAATCGAGCCTCGGCTCCGGCGTGATCATGAGCCCGGAGGGCTACATCCTCACCAACAACCACGTGACCAGCGGTGCCGATCAGATTGTGGTCGCCCTGAAGGACGGCCGTGAAACTCTCGCCCGAGTGATCGGCAGCGATCCGGAAACCGACCTCGCGGTGTTGAAGATCGACCTGAAAACCCTGCCGGCGATCACTGTCGGCCGTTCCGACAATATTCGTATCGGCGACGTCGCGCTGGCCATCGGTAACCCGTTCGGTGTGGGGCAGACCGTGACCATGGGCATCATCAGCGCCACCGGGCGTAATCAGTTGGGCCTGAACAACTACGAAGACTTCATCCAGACTGACGCGGCGATCAACCCGGGCAACTCCGGCGGCGCACTGGTCGACGCCAACGGCAACCTGACCGGTATCAACACGGCGATCTTCTCCAAGTCCGGCGGCTCGCAGGGCATCGGTTTTGCCATTCCGGTGAAACTGGCGATGGAGGTGATGAAGTCGATCATCGAGCACGGTCAGGTGATTCGTGGCTGGCTGGGCATTGAAGTGCAGCCGCTGACCCAGGAACTGGCCGAGTCGTTTGGTTTGTCCGGGCGTCCGGGGATTGTCGTCGCAGGGATCTTCCGCGATGGCCCGGCGCAGAAAGCCGGCCTGCAATTGGGTGATGTGATTCTGAGCATTGACGGCGAACCGGCCGGTGATGGCCGTCGTTCAATGAACCAGGTCGCGCGGATCAAACCGACCGACAAAGTGACGATTCAGGTGATGCGCAATGGCAAAGAGCTGAAGCTCACCGCTGAAATCGGCCTGCGTCCGCCACCGGCGCCGGTACAGGAAAAAGAAGAGTAA
- a CDS encoding Nif3-like dinuclear metal center hexameric protein — protein sequence MAVALSTLVEEADRYLGSAKIADYCPNGLQVEGRPQVMRIVSGVTASQALLDAAVEAGADLVLVHHGYFWKGENPCVTGMKQRRLKTLLKHDISLLAYHLPLDLHPDVGNNVQLARQLDITVEGPLDPDNLKIVGLVGSLKEPMTARDFARKVQEVMGREPLLIEGSPMIRRVGWCTGGGQGYIDQAVAAGVDLYLSGEASEQTFHSARENDISFIAAGHHATERYGVQALGDYLAKRFAVEHIFIDCPNPI from the coding sequence ATGGCCGTTGCCCTCAGCACCCTCGTCGAAGAAGCCGACCGTTACCTTGGCAGTGCGAAAATTGCCGATTATTGCCCGAATGGATTGCAGGTCGAGGGCCGCCCGCAAGTGATGCGCATCGTTAGCGGCGTCACGGCCAGTCAGGCCTTGCTCGATGCCGCCGTCGAGGCCGGGGCCGATCTGGTGCTGGTGCACCACGGATACTTCTGGAAGGGCGAGAACCCGTGCGTCACCGGCATGAAGCAGCGCCGACTGAAGACCTTGCTCAAGCACGACATCAGTCTGCTCGCTTACCACTTGCCGCTGGATTTGCATCCTGATGTCGGCAACAACGTGCAACTGGCGCGTCAACTGGACATCACTGTTGAAGGCCCGCTGGACCCGGATAATCTTAAAATCGTGGGTCTGGTCGGGTCTTTGAAAGAGCCGATGACGGCACGCGATTTCGCCCGCAAGGTGCAAGAAGTCATGGGCCGCGAACCGTTGCTGATTGAAGGCAGCCCGATGATTCGCCGGGTTGGCTGGTGCACAGGCGGTGGCCAAGGCTATATCGATCAGGCCGTCGCCGCAGGCGTCGATCTGTATCTCAGCGGTGAAGCTTCCGAACAGACCTTCCACAGCGCCCGCGAAAACGACATCAGCTTTATTGCCGCCGGCCACCACGCCACCGAGCGCTACGGCGTGCAGGCGCTGGGCGACTACCTGGCAAAACGCTTCGCCGTCGAACACATCTTCATCGACTGCCCGAATCCAATCTGA
- the cysD gene encoding sulfate adenylyltransferase subunit CysD → MVDKLTHLKQLEAESIHIIREVAAEFDNPVMLYSIGKDSAVMLHLARKAFFPGKLPFPVMHVDTRWKFQEMYKFRDKMVEELGLDLITHINPDGVAQNINPFTHGSAKHTDIMKTEGLKQALDKHGFDAAFGGARRDEEKSRAKERVYSFRDSKHRWDPKNQRPELWNVYNGKVNKGESIRVFPLSNWTELDIWQYIYLEGIPIVPLYFAAEREVIEKNGTLIMIDDERILEHLSDEDKARIVKKKVRFRTLGCYPLTGAVESEAESLTDIIQEMLLTRTSERQGRVIDHDGAGSMEDKKRQGYF, encoded by the coding sequence ATGGTCGACAAACTGACGCATCTGAAACAGCTGGAGGCGGAAAGCATCCACATCATCCGCGAGGTGGCCGCCGAGTTCGATAACCCGGTGATGCTGTACTCCATCGGTAAAGACTCCGCCGTGATGCTGCATCTGGCACGCAAGGCGTTCTTCCCGGGCAAGCTGCCGTTTCCGGTGATGCACGTCGACACCCGCTGGAAATTCCAGGAGATGTACAAGTTCCGCGACAAGATGGTCGAAGAACTGGGCCTGGACCTGATCACCCACATCAACCCCGATGGCGTGGCGCAGAACATCAACCCGTTCACCCACGGCAGTGCCAAGCACACCGACATCATGAAAACCGAAGGCCTGAAACAGGCACTCGACAAGCATGGTTTCGACGCAGCGTTCGGCGGCGCCCGTCGCGATGAAGAGAAATCCCGCGCCAAAGAGCGCGTGTACTCGTTCCGTGACAGCAAGCACCGCTGGGACCCGAAAAACCAGCGCCCGGAGCTGTGGAACGTCTACAACGGCAAGGTCAACAAGGGCGAATCCATTCGTGTGTTCCCGTTGTCGAACTGGACCGAACTGGACATCTGGCAATACATCTACCTCGAAGGCATCCCGATCGTGCCGCTGTACTTCGCCGCCGAGCGCGAAGTGATCGAGAAGAACGGCACGCTGATCATGATCGACGACGAGCGCATCCTCGAGCACCTGTCCGACGAAGACAAAGCGCGCATCGTCAAAAAGAAAGTGCGTTTCCGCACCCTTGGCTGCTACCCGTTGACGGGCGCCGTGGAGTCCGAGGCCGAAAGCCTCACCGACATCATTCAAGAAATGCTCCTGACGCGAACTTCCGAGCGCCAGGGCCGAGTCATCGACCACGATGGCGCCGGCTCGATGGAAGATAAAAAACGTCAAGGCTATTTCTAA